In a single window of the Prinia subflava isolate CZ2003 ecotype Zambia chromosome 3, Cam_Psub_1.2, whole genome shotgun sequence genome:
- the SLC25A6 gene encoding ADP/ATP translocase 3, translating into MADQAISFLKDFLAGGVAAAISKTAVAPIERVKLLLQVQHASKQIAADKQYKGIIDCVVRIPREQGVLSFWRGNLANVIRYFPTQALNFAFKDKYKQVFLGGVDKHTQFWRYFAGNLASGGAAGATSLCFVYPLDFARTRLAADVGKAGADREFSGLGDCLVKITKSDGVRGLYQGFNVSVQGIIIYRAAYFGIYDTAKGMLPDPRNTHIVISWMIAQTVTAVAGVVSYPFDTVRRRMMMQSGRKGADIMYSGTIDCWRKIARDEGGKAFFKGAWSNVLRGMGGAFVLVLYDEFKKVI; encoded by the exons ATGGCGGACCAGGCCATCTCCTTCCTCAAGGACTTTCTGGCGGGCGGCGTCGCCGCCGCCATCAGCAAGACCGCGGTGGCGCCCATCGAGCGGGTCAAGCTCTTGCTCCAG GTGCAACATGCGAGTAAACAGATTGCTGCTGATAAGCAGTACAAGGGTATCATCGATTGTGTAGTGCGTATTCCAAGGGAACAAGGAGTGCTGTCTTTCTGGCGAGGAAACTTGGCAAATGTCATCAGATACTTCCCAACTCAAGCTCTTAATTTTGCCTTCAAGGATAAGTATAAGCAGGTGTTTTTGGGAGGTGTAGACAAGCACACTCAGTTCTGGAGGTATTTTGCTGGTAACCTGGCATCTGGTGGTGCAGCTGGAGCCACTTCCCTCTGCTTTGTCTACCCCTTGGATTTTGCAAGAACCCGTTTGGCTGCTGATGTTGGAAAAGCTGGAGCAGACAGAGAATTCTCTGGGCTCGGGGACTGTCTAGTCAAAATCACCAAGTCTGATGGTGTGCGTGGCTTGTACCAAGGGTTCAATGTCTCTGTCCAAGGCATCATCATCTATAGAGCTGCCTACTTTGGGATCTATGATACAGCAAAAG GCATGCTCCCAGATCCCAGAAATACCCACATTGTTATCAGCTGGATGATCGCCCAGACAGTGACTGCGGTGGCCGGCGTGGTCTCCTATCCCTTTGATACAGTGCGCCGTAGAATGATGATGCAGTCGGGACGCAAAGGAG ctgataTCATGTACTCTGGAACAATTGACTGCTGGCGGAAGATTGCCAGGGATGAAGGAGGAAAGGCCTTCTTCAAGGGTGCATGGTCTAACGTTCTCAGAGGCATGGGGGGTGCTTTCGTGCTTGTGCTGTACGATGAATTCAAGAAAGTAATTTAA